Proteins from a genomic interval of Lycium ferocissimum isolate CSIRO_LF1 chromosome 2, AGI_CSIRO_Lferr_CH_V1, whole genome shotgun sequence:
- the LOC132046884 gene encoding E3 ubiquitin-protein ligase RSL1-like isoform X1, which translates to MGNTLQKPSQNHSENIQEQELQVTELPDESQAQPFTCEICIEPMLLPNKKFKNQNHCVHPFCMDCIVKYITVKLEDNVGNIPCPSLNCNQFLDPISCRNLVGPQLFVKWSDVLCESAVLTLAQCYCPNPNCSALILDECGENAKRSQCPNCKNFFCFQCKLPWHAGFQCGELRDGNDVAFGMLAELNKWKRCPTCRHIVQLIEGCKIVKCRCGANFCYNCGKRVYKHWCGCDPATRWWLWLIQCFCFMFVILALLLCWDIQTSKRSKN; encoded by the exons ATGGGAAACACACTGCAAAAACCAAGCCAAAATCATTCTGAAAATATCCAAGAACAAGAATTGCAAGTGACAGAATTACCAGATGAATCTCAAGCTCAACCATTCACCTGCGAAATTTGTATCGAGCCTATGTTGTTACCCAATAAGAAATTCAAGAATCAAAATCACTGTGTTCATCCGTTTTGTATGGACTGTATTGTAAAATACATTACCGTCAAGCTTGAGGACAACGTAGGCAACATTCCGTGTCCGTCTTTAAATTGTAACCAATTTTTGGACCCTATCTCTTGTCGGAATCTTGTGGGTCCTCAGCTGTTTGTTAAATGGTCTGACGTGTTATGTGAGTCCGCTGTTTTAACGTTGGCGCAGTGTTACTGTCCGAATCCGAATTGTTCGGCTTTGATTTTGGATGAGTGTGGTGAGAATGCGAAGCGATCACAGTGCCCAAATtgcaagaattttttttgctttcagTGTAAGCTTCCATGGCATGCTGGATTTCAGTGTGGGGAATTGAGGGATGGAAACGACGTCGCTTTTGGTATGCTTGCTGAGCTTAATAAGTGGAAGAGGTGTCCTACGTGTCGCCACATTGTTCAGCTTATTGAAGGTTGCAAAATTGTTAAATGCAG GTGTGGTGCCAATTTCTGCTACAACTGCGGAAAACGAGTTTATAAACACTGGTGTGGTTGTGATCCTGCTACCAGGTGGTGGCTATGGTTAATCCAATGCTTTTGTTTTATGTTTGTTATCCTAGCTCTCCTCCTCTGCTGGGATATCCAAACTAGTAAAAGGTCTAAAAACTAG
- the LOC132046884 gene encoding E3 ubiquitin-protein ligase RSL1-like isoform X3, which translates to MGNTLQKPSQNHSENIQEQELQVTELPDESQAQPFTCEICIEPMLLPNKKFKNQNHCVHPFCMDCIVKYITVKLEDNVGNIPCPSLNCNQFLDPISCRNLVGPQLFVKWSDVLCESAVLTLAQCYCPNPNCSALILDECGENAKRSQCPNCKNFFCFQCKLPWHAGFQCGELRDGNDVAFGMLAELNKWKRCPTCRHIVQLIEGVVPISATTAENEFINTGVVVILLPGGGYG; encoded by the exons ATGGGAAACACACTGCAAAAACCAAGCCAAAATCATTCTGAAAATATCCAAGAACAAGAATTGCAAGTGACAGAATTACCAGATGAATCTCAAGCTCAACCATTCACCTGCGAAATTTGTATCGAGCCTATGTTGTTACCCAATAAGAAATTCAAGAATCAAAATCACTGTGTTCATCCGTTTTGTATGGACTGTATTGTAAAATACATTACCGTCAAGCTTGAGGACAACGTAGGCAACATTCCGTGTCCGTCTTTAAATTGTAACCAATTTTTGGACCCTATCTCTTGTCGGAATCTTGTGGGTCCTCAGCTGTTTGTTAAATGGTCTGACGTGTTATGTGAGTCCGCTGTTTTAACGTTGGCGCAGTGTTACTGTCCGAATCCGAATTGTTCGGCTTTGATTTTGGATGAGTGTGGTGAGAATGCGAAGCGATCACAGTGCCCAAATtgcaagaattttttttgctttcagTGTAAGCTTCCATGGCATGCTGGATTTCAGTGTGGGGAATTGAGGGATGGAAACGACGTCGCTTTTGGTATGCTTGCTGAGCTTAATAAGTGGAAGAGGTGTCCTACGTGTCGCCACATTGTTCAGCTTATTGAAG GTGTGGTGCCAATTTCTGCTACAACTGCGGAAAACGAGTTTATAAACACTGGTGTGGTTGTGATCCTGCTACCAGGTGGTGGCTATGGTTAA
- the LOC132046884 gene encoding E3 ubiquitin-protein ligase RSL1-like isoform X2, giving the protein MGNTLQKPSQNHSENIQEQELQVTELPDESQAQPFTCEICIEPMLLPNKKFKNQNHCVHPFCMDCIVKYITVKLEDNVGNIPCPSLNCNQFLDPISCRNLVGPQLFVKWSDVLCESAVLTLAQCYCPNPNCSALILDECGENAKRSQCPNCKNFFCFQCKLPWHAGFQCGELRDGNDVAFGMLAELNKWKRCPTCRHIVQLIEGCKIVKCRKETWEKIGNFMSDSQAWPLYIRV; this is encoded by the exons ATGGGAAACACACTGCAAAAACCAAGCCAAAATCATTCTGAAAATATCCAAGAACAAGAATTGCAAGTGACAGAATTACCAGATGAATCTCAAGCTCAACCATTCACCTGCGAAATTTGTATCGAGCCTATGTTGTTACCCAATAAGAAATTCAAGAATCAAAATCACTGTGTTCATCCGTTTTGTATGGACTGTATTGTAAAATACATTACCGTCAAGCTTGAGGACAACGTAGGCAACATTCCGTGTCCGTCTTTAAATTGTAACCAATTTTTGGACCCTATCTCTTGTCGGAATCTTGTGGGTCCTCAGCTGTTTGTTAAATGGTCTGACGTGTTATGTGAGTCCGCTGTTTTAACGTTGGCGCAGTGTTACTGTCCGAATCCGAATTGTTCGGCTTTGATTTTGGATGAGTGTGGTGAGAATGCGAAGCGATCACAGTGCCCAAATtgcaagaattttttttgctttcagTGTAAGCTTCCATGGCATGCTGGATTTCAGTGTGGGGAATTGAGGGATGGAAACGACGTCGCTTTTGGTATGCTTGCTGAGCTTAATAAGTGGAAGAGGTGTCCTACGTGTCGCCACATTGTTCAGCTTATTGAAGGTTGCAAAATTGTTAAATGCAG GAAAGAAACATGGGAGAAGATAGGGAATTTTATGTCAGATAGTCAAGCTTGGCCTCTGTATATTCGAGTTTAG